In Saimiri boliviensis isolate mSaiBol1 chromosome 12, mSaiBol1.pri, whole genome shotgun sequence, one genomic interval encodes:
- the LRRC27 gene encoding leucine-rich repeat-containing protein 27 isoform X1 has product MEGSGSCGAPSAAAADLGEDAGPTRGLPAAPSKDVRKGAGGIVFSSSPILDLSQSGLCHLEDVFRIPSLQQLHLERNALCVIPQDFFQLLPNLTWLDLRYNRIQALPSGIGSHKHLKTLLLERNPIKMLPVELGSVATLKALNLRHCPLEFPPQLIVQKGLVAIQHFLRMWAVEHSLPRNPASQGAAPAKEMTLHTLPSLGLELSADNASDEGAASAGDPERAVMKEKAGFLPPVEKPDLSDLRKSADSSEHWPSEEEIRRFWKLRQEIVEHVKTDGPGNQLLLRELPPNLKAALNSNKEPPKPRHIFRRKTASCRNILPDLSSPSQMAIRARRLEDSRAAALLELREKEALMEQQRRERRALQEWRERAQRTRRRKEGLSRLLPPRRSTVASRIPFAADLIDNGKTPLNPPGKMKPRREKSSQAIKEMSAFQEGNLEERIKQHIRQMREQRVRGQAPLEMRKAAEDLEIARELQDEVLKLKLGLAVDKDQRWTALTGGLALRPPASRPQNTFFNTKY; this is encoded by the exons ATGGAGGGAAGCGGCTCCTGCGGGGCTCCCTCTGCGGCCGCTGCTGATCTGGGGGAGGATGCGGGTCCAACGAGGGGCCTGCCTGCCGCCCCCTCCAAAGATGTTCGCAAGGGTGCTGGAGGGATCGTCTTTTCCTCCTCACCGATTCTAGACTTGAGTCAGAGTGGTCTGTGCCATTTGGAAGATGTCTTTAGAATCCCCAGCCTTCAA CAATTGCACCTGGAAAGGAATGCCCTCTGTGTGATTCCTCAAGATTTCTTTCAGTTACTGCCGAACCTGACTTGGCTGGATCTCCGGTACAACAGGATCCAGGCACTTCCTTCTGGGATTGGATCTCACAA gCATTTGAAAACTTTGCTTTTAGAAAGAAATCCTATCAAAATGTTACCTGTGGAGCTGG GGAGTGTGGCTACACTGAAAGCCCTGAACTTGAGGCACTGCCCTCTGGAATTCCCTCCCCAGCTCATTGTGCAGAAGGGATTGGTGGCTATCCAGCACTTCCTGCGGATGTGGGCAGTGGAACACTCTCTCCCCAGAAATCCAGCTTCTCAAG GGGCTGCACCAGCTAAAGAGATGACCCTCCACACCCTCCCGAGCCTGGGACTGGAGTTGTCTGCAGACAACGCGTCCGATGAAGGAGCTGCGAGTGCTGGGGACCCGGAGCGGGCTGTGATGAAAGAGAAGGCTGGCTTTCTCCCGCCCGTGGAAAAGCCTGACCTGAGTGATCTCAGGAAGTCCGCCGACTCCTCAGAGCACTGGCCCAGCGAGGAGGAGATCAGGcgcttttggaagctgaggcaggagattgttGAGCACGTGAAGACAGATGGTCCTGGAAATCAGCTCTTACTGAGGGAATTACCTCCCAATCTCAAGGCGGCCTTGAACAGTAATAAAGAACCGCCGAAGCCAAGGCACATTTTCAG AAGGAAGACGGCCTCCTGCAGGAACATCTTACCCGACCTCTCGTCACCATCCCAAATGGCGATCCGAGCAAGAAGACTGGAGGACAGCCGAGCGGCCGCGCTCCTAGAGCTCCGGGAGAAGGAGGCTCTGATGGAGCAGCAGAGACG AGAGAGAAGGGCACTGCAGGAGTGGAGAGAGCGAGCCCAGAGGacgaggaggagaaaggaggggctCAGCAGACTCCTGCCTCCTCGGAGGAGCACG GTGGCATCAAGGATTCCCTTTGCCGCAGATCTGATAGATAATGGGAAAACACCACTGAATCCACCTGGAAAAATGAAACCACGCAGAGAGAAATCATCACAAGCAATTAAAGAAATGAG TGCCTTCCAAGAGGGGAACTTGGAAGAGAGGATCAAACAGCACATCCGCCAAATGCGCGAGCAAAGAGTCCGTGGCCAGGCCCCGCTGGAGATGAGGAAGGCCGCCGAGGATCTGGAAATC
- the LRRC27 gene encoding leucine-rich repeat-containing protein 27 isoform X2, which translates to MEGSGSCGAPSAAAADLGEDAGPTRGLPAAPSKDVRKGAGGIVFSSSPILDLSQSGLCHLEDVFRIPSLQQLHLERNALCVIPQDFFQLLPNLTWLDLRYNRIQALPSGIGSHKHLKTLLLERNPIKMLPVELGSVATLKALNLRHCPLEFPPQLIVQKGLVAIQHFLRMWAVEHSLPRNPASQGAAPAKEMTLHTLPSLGLELSADNASDEGAASAGDPERAVMKEKAGFLPPVEKPDLSDLRKSADSSEHWPSEEEIRRFWKLRQEIVEHVKTDGPGNQLLLRELPPNLKAALNSNKEPPKPRHIFRRKTASCRNILPDLSSPSQMAIRARRLEDSRAAALLELREKEALMEQQRRSTDHLAPPLSGPQEAGRHGPQPQHPRAPHLVVGFGQWGPPAGGRGGEGARGPHPYSPGPSVSCLELAESSLALLLVSGSLSLPGLVCGPADGLSPALTGTELPHRPCGSPLPPVRNKPS; encoded by the exons ATGGAGGGAAGCGGCTCCTGCGGGGCTCCCTCTGCGGCCGCTGCTGATCTGGGGGAGGATGCGGGTCCAACGAGGGGCCTGCCTGCCGCCCCCTCCAAAGATGTTCGCAAGGGTGCTGGAGGGATCGTCTTTTCCTCCTCACCGATTCTAGACTTGAGTCAGAGTGGTCTGTGCCATTTGGAAGATGTCTTTAGAATCCCCAGCCTTCAA CAATTGCACCTGGAAAGGAATGCCCTCTGTGTGATTCCTCAAGATTTCTTTCAGTTACTGCCGAACCTGACTTGGCTGGATCTCCGGTACAACAGGATCCAGGCACTTCCTTCTGGGATTGGATCTCACAA gCATTTGAAAACTTTGCTTTTAGAAAGAAATCCTATCAAAATGTTACCTGTGGAGCTGG GGAGTGTGGCTACACTGAAAGCCCTGAACTTGAGGCACTGCCCTCTGGAATTCCCTCCCCAGCTCATTGTGCAGAAGGGATTGGTGGCTATCCAGCACTTCCTGCGGATGTGGGCAGTGGAACACTCTCTCCCCAGAAATCCAGCTTCTCAAG GGGCTGCACCAGCTAAAGAGATGACCCTCCACACCCTCCCGAGCCTGGGACTGGAGTTGTCTGCAGACAACGCGTCCGATGAAGGAGCTGCGAGTGCTGGGGACCCGGAGCGGGCTGTGATGAAAGAGAAGGCTGGCTTTCTCCCGCCCGTGGAAAAGCCTGACCTGAGTGATCTCAGGAAGTCCGCCGACTCCTCAGAGCACTGGCCCAGCGAGGAGGAGATCAGGcgcttttggaagctgaggcaggagattgttGAGCACGTGAAGACAGATGGTCCTGGAAATCAGCTCTTACTGAGGGAATTACCTCCCAATCTCAAGGCGGCCTTGAACAGTAATAAAGAACCGCCGAAGCCAAGGCACATTTTCAG AAGGAAGACGGCCTCCTGCAGGAACATCTTACCCGACCTCTCGTCACCATCCCAAATGGCGATCCGAGCAAGAAGACTGGAGGACAGCCGAGCGGCCGCGCTCCTAGAGCTCCGGGAGAAGGAGGCTCTGATGGAGCAGCAGAGACG CTCCACTGACCACCTGGCTCCACCCCTCTCTGGGCCCCAGGAGGCCGGCCGCCATGGACCACAGCCACAGCACCCCCGTGCCCCGCACCTGGTGGTTGGCTTTGGCCAGTGGGGGCCCCCAGCAGGAGGTCGAGGAGGAGAGGGAGCGCGAGGGCCTCATCCTTACTCACCCGGCCCGTCTgtgagctgcctggagctggccGAGTCCAGCCTCGCCCTCCTTCTGGTTTCCGGCAGTCTCTCCTTGCCTGGTCTGGTGTGTGGGCCTGCGGACGGCCTCAGCCCGGCCCTGACTGGCACAGAGCTCCCGCACCGCCCCTGTGGCTCCCCGCTCCCTCCCGTCAGGAATAAACCCTCCTGA